A region of Novipirellula caenicola DNA encodes the following proteins:
- a CDS encoding DUF6714 family protein codes for MRFQMQTLRKWLADYIEHAFRGVTLNGGTSIYRAESIDDYGNPAEDELDKTAERIDWRRVAKADLLKR; via the coding sequence ATGCGTTTCCAGATGCAGACGTTACGCAAATGGCTCGCCGATTACATCGAACACGCTTTCCGCGGCGTGACACTCAATGGCGGAACAAGCATCTACCGTGCTGAATCGATTGACGACTACGGCAACCCGGCGGAAGATGAACTCGACAAAACCGCTGAACGAATCGACTGGCGTAGGGTTGCGAAAGCGGATCTTCTGAAACG